Proteins encoded by one window of Collimonas fungivorans:
- a CDS encoding entericidin A/B family lipoprotein, giving the protein MKKIVTLCVLLVSAYTLSACNTFHGFGKDVEHVGEKIQGK; this is encoded by the coding sequence ATGAAAAAAATAGTCACCCTGTGCGTCTTGCTGGTTAGCGCTTATACGCTCAGCGCCTGCAATACTTTCCACGGCTTTGGCAAGGACGTGGAACACGTCGGCGAAAAAATCCAAGGCAAGTGA